A single Lactuca sativa cultivar Salinas chromosome 8, Lsat_Salinas_v11, whole genome shotgun sequence DNA region contains:
- the LOC111905643 gene encoding proton pump-interactor BIP131, whose product MEEHKECDAIGSQSQNRNHIHRVYFVKFQPFPNEIEKEEADNQYKLLDLAQSRINKDINRLKADELQINRNLDWFSRCDEYIQWKRREIESTLQGCQGKVEPNLLEKHDQKRCHKRLIKKGKLDTEYLQQVQEELLSSKKSGGMNSCGRQQLKYLVKTMAQRIQHGNTNSRADEMIIYHETKNVNETREILYTAPESEPHSHWHSRERKSKRDIDCERAMQHKIKIRLDDIEDMKMDLRGRKARVARLKADLELVRKSISCLQKELEDVNTKRSKAYKRAYELGEKKKGLRYANALIRQGDVVGLKQVCETQVQGFMRQWTKSKAFRDDYEKRKPVSKS is encoded by the exons ATGGAAGAACACAAGGAATGCGACGCCATAGGTTCGCAATCACAAAATAGGAACCACATTCATCGTGTTTATTTCGTCAAGTTTCAGCCATTTCCTAATGAAATCGAAAAAGAAGAGGCCGACAATCAGTATAAGTTGCTGGATCTTGCTCAATCCCGTATCAACAAAGATATAAATCGACTAAAA GCAGATGAACTTCAAATAAACCGGAATTTAGACTGGTTTTCACGTTGTGATGAATATATACAATGGAAGAGACGAGAAATCGAGAGTACTCTTCAAGGTTGTCAAGGTAAAGTCGAACCTAATTTGCTCGAAAAACATGATCAGAAACGCTGTCATAAAAGACTGATCAAGAAAGGGAAGTTGGATACGGAGTATTTGCAACAAGTTCAGGAAGAACTTCTATCTTCAAAGAAATCCGGTGGAATGAATTCTTGTGGTAGACAACAACTTAAATATCTG GTCAAGACCATGGCCCAAAGGATCCAACATGGGAACACTAATAGTAGGGCAGATGAAATGATAATCTATCACGAAACAAAAAATGTAAATGAAACAAGAGAAATATTGTACACTGCTCCAGAATCTGAACCTCATAGTCATTGGCATTCAAGAGAACGGAAATCAAAGCGAGATATAGATTGTGAGCGAGCTATGCAACATAAGATAAAG ATTCGGTTAGACGACATTGAGGACATGAAAATGGATCTAAGAGGACGTAAAGCTAGAGTTGCACGACTTAAAGCTGATTTGGAACTTGTAAGAAAGAGCATTAGTTGTTTACAGAAGGAGCTTGAAGATGTTAATACAAAGAGATCCAAAGCCTATAAACGTGCTTATGAGCTTGGGGAAAAAAAGAAAGGACTG AGATACGCAAACGCACTTATACGACAAGGGGATGTTGTTGGACTAAAACAAGTATGTGAAACACAG GTTCAAGGGTTCATGAGGCAGTGGACCAAAAGTAAAGCATTCAGGGACGATTACGAGAAAAGAAAGCCGGTGTCGAAGAGTTAA